From the Corythoichthys intestinalis isolate RoL2023-P3 chromosome 15, ASM3026506v1, whole genome shotgun sequence genome, one window contains:
- the ythdf2 gene encoding YTH domain-containing family protein 2, producing the protein MSASSLLEQRPKGQANKVQNGAVTQKDSLNDDEFEPYLNTQARQSNAYTAMSDSYMPSYYSPSIGFSYSLNEAAWSTGGDPPMPYLASYGQLSNGEPHYLPDAMFGQPGPLGSNPFLGQHGFNFFPSGIDFSAWGNSSSQGQSGTPQSSGYSSSYAYAPSSLGGAVMDGQSPFAPAANEPLNKAPGMNSLDQGMAGLKIGGASPGGNGDMAPKVVGSSLPGGGPLGPVSSVGPPSMPPVSIAPAKPASWADIASKPAKPQPKLKTKGGMAGTNLPPPPIKHNMDIGTWDNKGNVPKAVTPQQGPPIPSNGQPPNQASPQPGSTAAGNPQMPLSNGQLVPPVSQMGQHQLQSSGQPGMAPMPQAPLSQGPPPPPSQQQQAGQPTRWVPPRNRANGFGDGGGTGAGQSPPASSGVGMVPGVPSEPHPVLEKLRMVNNYNPKDFDWNPKQGRVFIIKSYSEDDIHRSIKYNIWCSTEHGNKRLDAAYRSLGAKGPLYLLFSVNGSGHFCGVAEMRSAVDYNTSAGVWSQDKWKGRFDVRWIFVKDVPNSQLRHIRLENNENKPVTNSRDTQEVPLEKARQVLKIIAGYKHTTSIFDDFSHYEKRQEEEECVKKVEVQGSEPYPSNPNNRSHYRLQDRQGRIK; encoded by the exons ATGTCAGCCAGCAGCCTCCTCGAACAG AGACCGAAAGGCCAAGCAAATAAAG TGCAAAACGGAGCAGTGACCCAAAAGGATTCCTTGAATGATGATGAGTTTGAGCCTTATCTGAACACTCAGGCCAGACAG AGCAATGCCTATACGGCCATGTCTGACTCCTACATGCCCAGCTATTACAGCCCCTCCATAGGATTTTCCTACTCCCTCAACGAGGCAGCATGGTCTACCGGCGGGGACCCTCCTATGCCTTACCTGGCCTCCTATGGACAGTTAAGCAACGGAGAGCCCCACTACCTCCCGGATGCCATGTTCGGGCAGCCGGGTCCCTTGGGAAGCAACCCCTTCTTGGGCCAGCACGGCTTCAACTTTTTCCCCAGCGGCATCGACTTCTCGGCGTGGGGAAACAGCAGCTCTCAGGGACAGTCGGGCACGCCGCAGAGCTCCGGCTACAGCAGCAGCTATGCCTATGCTCCCAGCTCCCTGGGAGGAGCCGTGATGGACGGACAGTCCCCCTTTGCGCCTGCTGCCAATGAACCCCTGAATAAGGCGCCCGGTATGAACAGCCTAGACCAGGGCATGGCAGGGTTAAAGATCGGGGGCGCATCTCCAGGGGGTAATGGGGACATGGCTCCGAAGGTGGTCGGCTCCAGCTTACCGGGAGGGGGTCCTCTCGGGCCAGTGTCTTCTGTCGGACCGCCAAGCATGCCTCCCGTCTCCATCGCCCCCGCCAAGCCTGCTTCGTGGGCAGACATCGCCAGCAAGCCGGCCAAGCCTCAACCCAAGCTGAAAACCAAGGGTGGCATGGCCGGGACGAATTTGCCACCTCCGCCCATTAAACACAACATGGACATCGGCACGTGGGACAACAAGGGCAATGTGCCGAAAGCAGTCACGCCACAGCAGGGCCCCCCAATTCCTAGCAATGGGCAACCGCCCAATCAGGCGTCTCCCCAGCCTGGAAGTACGGCGGCGGGGAACCCACAGATGCCCCTCAGCAACGGACAGCTGGTACCTCCGGTTTCCCAGATGGGGCAGCATCAGCTCCAATCCAGCGGGCAGCCTGGAATGGCTCCAATGCCCCAGGCGCCGCTCTCCCAGGGCCCCCCGCCTCCGCCGAGTCAACAGCAGCAGGCGGGCCAGCCCACCCGCTGGGTGCCCCCGCGGAACCGAGCCAACGGGTTTGGGGACGGCGGCGGCACCGGTGCGGGGCAGTCGCCTCCCGCCTCCTCCGGAGTGGGCATGGTTCCCGGGGTGCCTTCCGAGCCCCACCCAGTCTTAGAGAAGTTGCGTATGGTCAACAACTACAACCCCAAGGACTTTGACTGGAACCCCAAGCAGGGCCGCGTGTTTATCATCAAAAGCTACTCCGAGGACGACATCCACCGCTCCATCAAGTACAACATCTGGTGCAGCACGGAGCATGGCAACAAGAGGTTGGATGCCGCCTACCGCTCCTTGGGCGCCAAAGGGCCGCTCTACCTCCTGTTCAGCGTCAACGGCAGCGGGCACTTCTGCGGCGTGGCCGAGATGCGCTCGGCCGTGGACTACAACACGTCTGCCGGCGTGTGGTCGCAGGACAAGTGGAAGGGGCGCTTTGATGTGCGCTGGATCTTCGTCAAAGACGTTCCCAACAGTCAGCTCAGACACATCCGGCTGGAGAACAACGAGAACAAGCCGGTGACCAACTCTCGGGACACGCAGGAGGTGCCGCTGGAAAAGGCCCGGCAGGTGCTCAAGATTATCGCTGGCTACAAACACACCACCTCCATCTTTGATGACTTTTCGCACTACGAGAAGCGTCAGGAAGAGGAAGAATGTGTGAAAAAG GTGGAGGTCCAAGGCAGCGAGCCATATCCCAGCAACCCAAACAACAGGAGTCATTACAGGCTGCAG GATCGCCAGGGCCGGATCAAGTAA